The Malus sylvestris chromosome 8, drMalSylv7.2, whole genome shotgun sequence genomic interval gttttttttgttggtgtaacaattttttttaattattatgatttaattttctctttttttactCCATTTTATCTTCCATgagtttttgatttttttttctttaattgttttttccattttatcatcaatttttcttaaaaaaaagaaaaagaaatcttCTTATCCGATGCAGTACCAAGCCAGTATAAATAATCTGTCGTTAGTttgatactgcaccaaacgcccgatTATTTAGTTAGTACTATCTGATGTACAAATTATCTTATCCGACTGAAATAGTCAGTCCAGTCCGACCTGTCAAATGAAGCCTGAATGTCTTCAAACTTCCCAACAACTTTTGTCATGATATTGATGTGGCCATTGCTAGGTTTTGGTTGGGGGGGGCAGAAAGAAACCGAAAGACGTATCGATTGGGTtagttaggccatctccaaccgatggctagCCATATAactcgttttagccctttggccctccaagattctccaagatattaatattttaatgaacagtacatggtcatatttgcctccatctccaatcgagggccagAAGACCAGagggcttgttttagccctatcacaaaaaaccgtctccaaccgaggaccAGAGGGCcataaggccaaacataatttattatttaaaaactacaacttaaattcaaatccaacggctcgttttttttatgttgtgtaatttgtatgttggttaatgttatttaatgttatttctgttgaccctaaaaactaccaagcctacgtggcgcgcaagcCAAGTAATTAGTAagttaactacgtcattcggttgtatgcggggtgtgctaactcgtcggccgagctcggccgaggagtaaaatttgttgatattgcgttgggtgcgctgcttACTTCTGAATCTCGCGACTGTGCGGAGGAAGGAActtgtctcggccttcgggttctagagcctaaagacaagaCTGCTAACTTAGCggagttcaatatcaaattcggctttcaatgtgccgaatgtagtaacttgtaacacctcactttgctgaaaaggctaatgagatgacctcgaccaataaggattcggaaatccttttcgactgagacttggatagataaccaaccgtcctcgccgtagtgctgttgatgccaacggaagatgctgcgagatcggctgattctacggtgacagagctattgATGCCAATGGAAGATGTGTGagcgaaaagaaaaaataaaaaatctcaaagttgttgagagagtttgcgcagggcagttatGTATTGAATTGGAGGTCTCCTTTCACATTGCACATCGCCTCTGTATTTATAGAACTAAAGTCCTGGCTTTCCACGGTTAGATAATGTTGCAGAAACCGACTGAAACTCAAATTTGTAAAATGACTGATCCACGGCATAGGCGCTAAAGCCTATCTTTATATGGCTGacttttcaaaataataaaagctCATTCTGACTTATCTTATCATGACTAAAAACCTAGGCTAGCTAGGCTTTCCTATGTCATCATAACACCACCATAAAAAACCTAGTTTTTCTAGGTCTTGTCGCATCATCATCACCCAAAGTCACCATTTCCTTACCCATTGTCGCATGCAACCTGACCCTATGAATATTAAATTCACTTTTAATTATCACCATATTTAAATGGATAATAATCTGATCAGAATCCAATCCCCTCAGTAGTTTCCAAGTGACCTCATTTATCTGATGCTGTGCATATCTGTTAATCAAAACTGATCCAAACCACACTTCCACATCAACTTGAATTGTGTCGCCTGTTTAGCTTGGAGATATATTATTTTCATAAGAAAATGTCAAGATAAatcattattaaaagataatgttatcttttaatataaaattatcttcacttttctATATAGAGGTATGCTTCCTCAACGGCCTCGATTGCTCGGGCCGATAGTGTAATTTTGGGTCTAAaaagtttcatattgtttaatgttgtttcatgttacttaatttaatttaatgttgtataatggcttaggaagttataggaaaaaaatatatgaaacaaattttgtgaaatagatgttatagaaaaaaaaagaatttaaaataaaatgaaacaaattttgtgaaatagaagttataggaaaaaatcgaatttaaaaaaaatatatgaaacaaattttgtaaaataaaagttataggaaaaaatagaagttatatgaaaaattttgtaaataaaaaataataataaaactgtaaaaaaaaataattcaaatgcAATGGCTAGTCAGCTAGCCAttgcatttgattgttttcttaagaaatcttgtcggttataaccgacaggaaatccgacacatttaaaaaaattctgGCTAGCctggggctggctggctggctggaagtggccagccctctagccctttggccctttctgATTCTGTGAGGCCCTCTCAGATTTcacagccctctggcctagcccttggttggagactgttttcaggctattttcggccctctggccctttggacctttcggttggagatggccttaggatGCTTTGGGGGCCACAAAATGATGGGGGTTTGGGTTTTCAGAATTTGTAGTTCAACCTGGCTCTACTTGCTAAGCAATCTTGGTGTTTAATCCACAATCCTACCTCGCTTTGGGCCCGGGTTCTAAAAGACTGATACTTTCCCCAAGTATCATTTTTGGAAGCTAAAAAGGGTGGAAGGGCTTCCTGGTCTAGCTTGCTGGAAGGGAGAGATTTACTTTTGAAGGGAGCCATCGGCAAATAATGAGTGGTGATCAAACAAAGCTTGGGCTTGGTCTAGCTTGCTGGAAGGGATATATTTACTTTTTAAGGGAGCCATTGGCAAGTAATGAGTGGTTATCAAACAAAGTTTTGACTTGACAGGTAGGTCCCTAGCATTCCTTTAGGGGCACCTAACACCAATCCTTGGGACCATTGTTGATGTCAACCAACGAGTTTCCTCCATTATCTGCCATGAGGCTAGGTGTTGGCAGTTGGACAATATTCGTGACATCATTCTTGATGTGGTGTGTTCTACTATTTTTGACACTCACGTTAACAATTCCAGATGAAACGATCGGCTAATCTGGCCGGCAAATGTGGGGGGTCAATATACTGTTAAATACGGTTATGGGCGGCTTCATGCCAATGCTCTGTGTTGGACTAACATAAGTGGGACTCGCCTCGACTACGAGTCCCGCCGCACTTCACTAAAGCCGTTTATCTAATCCCAAGCTTTCGCTTGGTATTAACAGGGACTAGAAAGGAAATGAGGCCTACGTCCAATTCCCAATTTTTGCTTGCTAAACCCAGACACCCAGTCCCTCTGCGCTCGACCTTCTTCTCCGGCCCCGTCACCATAGCCAGGCTATCACCGTAAGCCTAGGGAGGACGACGACTGCCGCTGTAGGAAAACTTCGATTGATTTGGCGGTGTGGGTTTAATTTTGAGCACCGACCATGGCGTCCTCCTCGAGGCCTCAAGCGCTCCGCTAGGAAGATGCGCCGGCAAGTTTGTTGCTTTCTTCTGCAAGAGCGATTGACGTCGATTTGCAAAAATTGACGACGCCTctgtaaattgaaaaaaaaaattgggatttttctgtgtttgatttgaagagaaataaattaaaagaagagaaggtttgaattgaagagaaagaaaatgaaatgaagagAAAGTATGGGTTTGATTTTTCTGAGTTTGATTTTTAATGGGAATGGGAGCAATCTGGCATGCCAAGAACAGAAAACgtatgaaagaaagaaagaagagaagtagagagacaggggagagagggagtcaaattaaaaaggtgtgtataataataataaattattaaaaaaatgaattaaaaaatgacAGAAAAATATTTGATCTACAAAAATAATTGAGTCCGTgatttagtccgacactgcaccaaacgcttcactaagttaatccagcttagtctagtctaagccaatccagcttagtccttgaagctagtccagtccgagatagtccggcgcaacaaacgcccccttattGTATAGCATGTAATCAACTactgcaagatattatttatgtttaattttaaataaaataattttaaataatatgacCTCAATATGtgagagaagagaagaaaaaggaaggaggGATCCTACTCCATTCCGTAGAAGTACTCACCGCACCATTCGGATTAGAGTTAGAATAAACAAGTGCGGACCTGATTTCGCCGGCTACAACAAAAACACAGCAAGCTGCGTAACACCAGATCCTCAAAACTCTATCTCTATCTCTGAAACTCTCGCAAAACCTCTCTGTTTGGTTATGGCGCGGAGCTGGAGATCCAATCCGGTGGTTCTCGTGCTTTTCCTACAGCTCTTCTTGTCGCTCATCTCTTCGTCGCTCGCAGTTTCTCCCGGGTACGATTGAAAAGTTCTCTTTTATCCATACGAACTACGACTCACCGACGATTTCTGAAATTAATTTTGTTCAATATTCTAATTAAATTATCTGTTGCAGGTCTGCCGACGGATACACCATTCATGGCAGAGTGAAGATCCCACCCAGTAAGTCTTTCAATTGAATTTAGCTTCCTGTTGACTGTAATTTGTACCCTTTCGTTTTTAcagaaaagtttgaaaaattatgatttaGTGTGcagtttttggtgaatttttcgTGTTAGACGAATCAAATAGTTAGTTAAATTAAGAATAAGAATGTGAATTCAAAAAGACtgaaaatctgaaattttgattgatttgttgttgtattggGATGAGGAGATAGATGTAAACTGTTTAGGGCTTGTGGAATAGGACTGGTTTCGTGTTAATTTGATCGGTTCGGGTAGTTTGTGAGGTTATGGATTTTTACCCTGATTTTGGACGAGTGGTTCCAGTGTGGACTCAGAACTAGCTAAATTTGTGGTAGAAGATTTGCTCTGGGAGGTTTAGTTTGGATTACCCTCTACACTTCAATCACCGATATTAAACTCAAATTTCTTCCAAGGAAAAAGTTCTTTTACTGTTGCATTCTGGCTATTAGTTAATCGGactctgtttctttcttctatGACACAAGTGCGTAGCCCATGTGTTTTAAGTCATGAATTTTTTATTCAGGTCTCGGGGTGAAGGGGTTTGCACCTTACGGAAAAATATCAAATATCAAAGTCATACTAAATGGTGGTCAAAGTGTTACCTTTCTGAGGCCTGATGGATTTTTTACATTGTATCCTATTTGTTCTCTTGATAAGGATATTTCTAATGCTGTTTTTGTATGTGCCTTGTGCGTATGTGTTTGATATTATATCCCGTAATAGAGAATCAAAAAAATGATATATTGATTATTATGTATACCACGTTTCCTTAACGTGTGCGCTTAAAGCCATAATGTGCCTGCGGGGACTCATTTGATCGAAGTGTCTGCGATAGGCTATTTcttttctccggtgagattccTCTATATAATTGTCTCAATACTTTCTGAAATGGAAGGATCACAAATCTGATATCCCCATGTTTTTATTTTCCTAAAAATGTTAAGGTCCGAGTTGATGTTAGTGCTAGAAACCCAGGCAAGGTTCAGGCAGCACTGACTGAGAATAGGAGGCCTCTAAATGAGTTTGTTTTGGAGCCATTGAGAGAGGAACAGTATTATGAGGttcgttttggtttttttcattcttctttTTATGTTCATCACATTTCTGTATTGTTATGACTGTTTCACTGCATGTCATGTTTGTGTCATTGCAGATAAGAGAACCCTTCTCCATAATGTCTCTTGTAAAGAGCCCCATGGGTCTGATGGTTGGATTTATGCTAATTGTCGTGTtcctgatgccaaagttagtgGAGAACATGGGTAAGTGATGTATGCTTGTATAGGTTTTAAAATTTCATCTATAAGATTGAGACTCTGGTGTGCTTTAGATTTACTTCCATCAATAAGATTCGTAGGGACTCGGTATTCTCTTTTGAGAGTTATCTAGTCTGAATCCTCCCCTAATGGCATATAGCATGTTTTCTTACCTTCatcaattttttactttttactccTTAAATGACTGTACAGTATTTAAAATGCACTTGATTGTTACTTTTAACTGCTGATTTTTTCCCCTCTATATATAAGTGGCTTGCAATTTTATCTCCTCCAGTAATACCTTTGTTCAAATGAATGGCATCTGTTTTGATATTATTACACATGCCGTTCATATTCATCCCtttttgtgtcatatcatgcTTGTTGATGGTGGTGTGTTTTGGTAGAGTATACGTTTGTAAGAGTTGGtgaataaataatttttatGGTGACAACAGATCCTGAAGAAATGAGGCGAACACAAGAAGAAATGAGAAACCAAGGCGTTCCATCACTGACAAGTTTGTTACCTGGTGCTGCGAGGAGTTAAAGATTAAAATGGAGAAGTTGGAACCCTCTCTGCAATGGAGGACTTGTCTTTTCCTGTCCAGAAGCTGGGAGCTTGTGTATCTTTACGGTTACGAAAGAAATCCAAGAAATATTACGAATTggtctctcttttttatttttaggtgTTCAAACGCTTTTTGTTTATGACATGTTTACTTACCAGAAATATGTATGAAATGTTTTTAATTGCTCGTAAACAGAATATGGCTTCAAATTTACGCTTTACTCCCAATGGAAGGTTCTTACGCATTACTCATTTTTTGCCACCAATATGTGAAATTCAAGACACTCTGACTGAACCTTTGAACTCAAAATTTGTATCTAACTCCTTTTTGTAAATTAGAATAATTTAGAACATAGCAAATGATGAATTGCCTTAGTGGTTAGAGGCTTAGAGCTTTTCTCTTCAACCCACTATGTTTGGATTTCAAACCCTCCCTTTTGCTCATAGTATAGATTAGTCTGAATATCGGTTGcactaaaaagaaatataattttCTTGAACAAGATAAAGCTTTATAAAGCCTGGAGGCAACGTTGTCCATACCAAACTGCCTGGCAACTTAGGACTGCAgcttaatattatttattttcactggtaagtgagatgtcttagttTCGATTCATGTCAAAAAAATGAAttcaaaccacattattgctaggcGAGAGGAAACTGCCCACCCCGGATAATAtggattgttgaaaaaaaaaaaaaaaaaactaatcgGCCCTAAAAGATAACCGCTCCAAATTTCCAACCAAGCCTccacccttctctctctctcgcggAAAATTCAAAGTTTATGATTTCAGATGCCTTCCAAATTCCGCATAACCTAATGCAGTTTCAGAATCCCTGTCCGAATCAGTAAATCCGCCACTAAATCTGCCCCTCCGATTTCTCCACCGAATCATTGCTTTGCACTCTTCGCTGTCTCCGTCTCTGCTAATTCGGAATCGGGGATGGAAGGCTTGCCGACGATGATGAAATCAGAGCGGCGATGGCGATCGAAGCCGCTTCAGACCTCCAAGCCCTCCATTCTCATGGCCTTCTTCTCCTGCGTCGCTTGGCTCTACGTCGCCGGCCGGTACGTTATCTCCTTCCAAAATTGTTTCCAAAAACACACTCTTCCAGCTTTAAATATTCAAGTTTTACTATTCGAATACAAATTCCTGAGCTTTTTCTTCGATCTGGTACAATTCAGTGTCGATCGCGTGTTAAGAGTTCATGGTAATTAATTATCAAGTTGATGACTTGTTTGGGAAATGCAGGTTGTGGCAGGA includes:
- the LOC126632913 gene encoding ER membrane protein complex subunit 7 homolog; translation: MTSICERREEKGRRDPTPFRRSTHRTIRIRVRINKCGPDFAGYNKNTASCVTPDPQNSISISETLAKPLCLVMARSWRSNPVVLVLFLQLFLSLISSSLAVSPGSADGYTIHGRVKIPPSLGVKGFAPYGKISNIKVILNGGQSVTFLRPDGFFTFHNVPAGTHLIEVSAIGYFFSPVRVDVSARNPGKVQAALTENRRPLNEFVLEPLREEQYYEIREPFSIMSLVKSPMGLMVGFMLIVVFLMPKLVENMDPEEMRRTQEEMRNQGVPSLTSLLPGAARS